The genomic window AGCGGGATGGCTCAAACCCCGCCGACTGGCGCACACCCTGCTCCAGCAGGGCCAGGGCCTGGCGCACCGGTGTGGCCAGGGCCTGGGCCCGCTGGGTGGGCCGCATTTCCTTGCGGGTCATGACAAACAGCGGATCGTCCAGGGTCTGGCGCAACCGCCCCAGCGCATGGCTGACCGTGGACTGGGACAGGTTCAGCCGTTCCGCCGCGCGAGTGACGTTGCGGCACTGCATCAGCACGTCAAACACCCTGAGCAGATTCAGATCCAGCCGTTGAAACAGATTATCCATCGATATTCACCATGCACCCATGACCACAATTCATTTTTAGCATAAGCGATTCAACCATAGAATGCCGGCCATCGAGTTTAACGTCGGCGTGGTGATGAAACGTCTCTGACGGTCCGGTCAAACACGGTTTCGGGCATGGTGGCATCATGGGGGGTACTGCCTGTCTCGGGTCGCGCAAGCGGCACGACAAACGAACCGTTGACGATCGGGCAATCCAGTTTGCCACGCTGACAACCTTTTCGGGTTTTATTGCATCGACAATATGCCCAACCCGTTCTGCGTGTGGTGTTGAACCACTTTTGTTTGGGGACGTCATTCTCTCCTTTATGACAAACCTGCTATTGGTCCCGGGCCGGCGCATTGCGCCGGCTTTTTTTATGGCCGGCTTTTTCCGGCAGCGGCTGGATCGCCCCGTGGGTTTACGCCATTATGGCGCTCTTTCGCGACCCATGAACATGATTCCACCATGCCTTATCTGGTTTTTGTCACCCTGCTCTGGGCCTTTTCCTTCAGCCTTATCGGCGTTTACCTGGCCGGTGCCGTCGACAGCTACTTTTCGGTGTTGAGCCGAGTGGCCCTGGCCGCCCTGCTGTTTGCCCCCTTTTTACGCTGGCACCAGCCACCCCGGCTGGCACTGGGGCTGATGGCCTGCGGCGCCCTGCAGCTGGGGGTGATGTACCTGTTTTATTATCAGTCGTTCCTGCTGCTGACGGTGCCGGAAGTGCTGATCTTCACCGTGCTCACCCCCGTGTATGTCACCCTGATCTACGATCTGCTGCACCGGCGTTTTCGCCCCGGCTACCTGTTTACCGCCGCCCTGGCGGTGTTGGGTGCCCTGGTGATTCGCTTTGACGGCCTCACCGATGACTACCTGCTTGGCTTTGCGGTGGTGCAGGGCGCCAACCTCTGCTTTGCCCTTGGTCAGGTCGGCTATAAGGTGCTGCTGGAACGCTACCCCGCCGACGAGCCCCAGCACAAACGCTTTGGCTACTTCTATCTGGGCGCGCTGCTGGTGGTGGTGCCGGCCTGGCTGCTGCTTGGCGGCGGCCGGTATCCGGCCACCACGCTGCAATGGAGCGTACTGCTGTGGCTGGGGTTGGGAGCGTCCGGGCTGGGCTATTTTCTGTGGAACAAGGGCGCAACCCGGGTCAACGCCGGCGCCCTGGCGATCATGAACAACGCACTGGTACCCGCCGGCCTGCTGGTCAATTTGCTGATCTGGAACCGGGACGCCGATCTGCCCCGGCTGGCGCTGGGCGGCGCCATCATACTGGCCTCATTGTGGCTCAACGAGGGCTGGTTCAGCACCTCAAAAGTCTCACGCAAAGGATAATAATTCTCTTTTTCAATTGAAACCTTTCCCGCCATTGTTCAATATGGCTCCATTCAGAGCCACCACTGCAAACGGCAGGCCGCCAAAGTGAGTGGATTCGTGACTCAATGGATCAGCGGGGAAGGCGAACATGAACTTCGAGCGAACATCATTACCAACGCAGGCAGCGAGAATGGCAAGCCTGGACCTGGCCCGTGGGCTGGCGGTGCTTTTTATGATCCTGATTCATGTGCTGGACTTCTACGGTCGGCCCGAGGTAAGAGACACACCGTTGGGCAGGGTCGTCCAGTTTCTCGGCAGCCCGCCGGCCGCACCCATTTTTGTTTTTATCATGGGTATTTTTATTGTCTGGTCAGGGCGCCAAAGCCTGGCGTCCGGGCTGGCTCGGGCGGCCTGGCTGTTTGCCCTTGGCTACCTGCTGAACCTGGCGCGGGGCGCGCTTCCCATGTGGCTGTCATTACAAATGGGACTGGTGACCGATGAGCAGCTGGGTGGCTACACGCCGCTGAGTGAATTACTGATTGTCGATATTCTGCAGTTCGCAGGCCTGGCACTGGCTATTTGTGTGGTACTGAAACATTACCTTGCGGATCCCAGGTGCTGGATGGCCGCCGGCGTACTGGTCATCTGCGCCTCTCCCGCGCTCTGGGACATTTCCAGCGACTGGCCGGTGCTGAACGAAGGGCTGCAACTACTCTGGGGAAACAAGGAGCAGGGAGCCATGTTCCCGCTGTTCCCCTGGCTGGCGTTTCCCCTTTTTGGCATGGCATTTGGCCACTGGCTCAGGCAGAGCGATAACCATCACCGCTTCTTTCGTCGCACACTGTGGGCCGGCCTGCTGTGTATGGCTGCGGGAACGGCCCTGCTCCTCGTCGACAGGGACCTCCATTACGGCTACTACCTGAGAAGCGGCCCGGGCGGCATGCTCTGGCTAACCGGCTTTGTAATGGCCTGGCTCTGGCTGTGCCATTGGCTCGCCGAAAAAGTCGGTTCGCGCCCGGGTCTCGGGCTGCTGCTGTTCTGGAGCAGGAACGTAACATCCATCTATGTACTGCAGTGGCTGGTGATCGGCTGGGGACTCATGCTGGTCGGCTCCCGGCAACTCGATTTCACCGATACCCTGGTGGCGATGGTCGTCGTGCTGCTGCTGTCGGATTCGGCAACCCGGGCCTGGCTGAGGCTGCGCAGACGCCCACGCCATGCTCGGGTTATGAAGCCCGCGGCCGATGCCTCAGCCGAACAAAACTGACGGCGGGATCATGCCCCGTGCCGGCATCACGATTTGGCGCGGCACGACGGCGCCGGGTCACAAAATCAACATTTCCCCGGCGCCGGGCCATGGCTTTTGCCCATAGTCTCCATACACTGAAAAACATAATAAAAAACGTGCAAGGAGAGCGATATGTTCAAGGCCATCTTACTGGAAGAATCCGGCAAGCAGACTCATGCCAGCCTGCAACGCCTCAACGAACAACAGCTGACCACCGGCGATGTCAAGGTGAAGGTGGACTACTCCACCCTCAACTACAAGGACGCCCTGGCCATTACCGGCAAGGGCAAAATCGTGCGCAGCTGGCCCATGGTGCCCGGCATCGATTTCGCCGGCACCGTGCTGTCATCGGATCATCCGGACTACCGCATTGGCGACGACGTGCTGCTCACCGGCTGGGGGGTTGGCGAGCAAACCTGGGGCGGCCTGGCGGAAAAGGCCAGCGTCAAGGGTGACTGGCTGATTCCGCTGCCGGCGGAAATGAGCGCCAAGCGGGCCATGGCCATCGGCACCGCCGGCTTCACCGCCATGCTGGCGGTAATGGCACTGGAACAGGCCGGCGTAAAGCCGGGCCAGGGACCGGTGCTGGTCACCGGCGCCACCGGTGGCGTGGGCTCCATCGCGGTACGGTTGCTGGCCAAGGCCGGTTACGAGGTACACGCCTCCACCGGCCGGCCCGAGCACAGCGACTGGCTGAAAAGCCTGGGCGCCCACGAGATCATCGATCGTATCAAGCTGGATCAGGAGCCGGCGGCACTCGAGTCTCAACACTGGGCCGGCGCCATCGACGCCGTGGGCGGCCGTACCCTGGCCCGCATTCTGAGCCAGACTCGCATGTACGGTGCCGTGGCTGCCTGCGGCCTGACCGGTGGGGTGGCCCTTCACACCACCGTCATGCCCTTTATTTTGCGTGGGGTGCAGCTGCTCGGCATCAATTCGGTGCATATTCCCAAAGAGCGGCGCATTGAGGCCTGGCAACGGCTGCACCAGAGCCTGCCGATGAACTACGAGAATGAGGTCAGGGAGCTGACCCTGGAGCAGACCATAGAGGCCGCCCACGACATGGTCGCCGGCAAACCGGTGGGCCGAGTGGTGATTCAACCCTGACCGGCCATCGCCGGCTCCCCGATGGCGCCGGCGAAGTCATCTTTATGTTTATCGGCTATTCGGCCCCTCGGCTACGAATACGCAAACCGTGCTTGCGCAATTTACGGACCACACTGGGCTGGCTGATCCTCAACCGCTCGGCCAGCGCGTAGGTGCTGGGCAACTGCTCACACAATGCGGCCAGAATGCACCGTTCATGGTGTTCCATAGCCTCTTTCAGGCTCTGGCCCGGCACCAGACACTCGCTTTCCTGATCAGTTGACCGTTCGGGCGACGGCGCATCCGGGCTGATATGGGCCTCGGCCTCATTGGCACCAATCTGATCACCACTGGCGGACAGCCAGGACCGCTCCACCCAGTTTTCCAGCTCACGCACGTTGCCGGGCCAGTCACCGCTCATCAGCTTTGGCCAGACACCGGGGTGCAGCACCTTTCGACTGCCGTAGCGTCGGTTTAGCCGCGCCAGCTGCAGCTCGACCAGGCCCGGAATATCTTCCCGCCGCTCGCGCAGCGGCGGTATGGTCACGGGTATCACATTGAGCCGGTAATAAAGATCCAGGCGAAATGAGCCTTCCTCCACCTGTCGGGCCAGGTCCCGGTTGGTGGCCACGACCAGGCGAAAATCCACCCTCTTGGGACGGGTATCACCCAGGCGGGTGATACTGCCATCCTGAATCACCTTGAGCAGCTTGGTCTGCATGGCCAGGGGCAATTCACCTATTTCATCAAGGAACAGGGTGCCTCCCTGGGCCTGTTCCAGAATGCCGGCCTTGCCCTGTCGAGCCGCACCGCTGAAGGCTCCGGGCTGATAACCGAACATTTCCGACTCGAACAGCGACTCGGGAATGGCGGCACAGTTGACGTCGATAAAGGGGCCATGGCTGCGCTGACTCCAGCGATGCAACTGGCGGGCAAAGGCGGTCTTGCCCACTCCGGATTCGCCCAGCATCAGCACGGTGGCATCGGTCGAGGCCACTCGCTTGAGCAACATCACCACTTCCCGCAGCAGGCTGCTGCGGACTTCCAGCTCATCCAGCTCCAGATCCTCCCCCAGCGAGGGGCCGTTCCCTCTTTTCAGGTGGTCGCTGAAGCGCTGTTGCAGCAGGGCATATTCATCCTGCAGCAGTTGCAGATCGGTAAGATCCCGGGAGCGGCTGACGATACGGGTCAGCCTGCCGTTCAGAAAAACCGGGTAGGCCTCGGCGATCACTCGGCGCCCGGTCGCGGTATGTTGCATCATCTGGGCCGGCCGGCCGGTGCGAATCACTTCCAGACTGACCGACGGCGACAAGACGCCTCGTCGTTCCAGCTCCTGTACCGTGCTGGCGCACAATTCGTCCGGACTCAGGCCATAGACGGCGGCGCTGCCCGGACTGACCTGAAGGATGCGACCGTCCGCATCAACCAGAAACAGGTGATCGTAAGCGGTGGCGAGAATGGTGTCGATCACCAGGGTGTCTATGTCCGACATGGCTTTCCTTGCTCAACCATTGATACATAAATGAATCATCAATTCTTTTATGTATCACACACGCTTCACGATCGATACATATTTGCATCACAAAAACAAAAAGAGCTTATAAATCATATAAATAAAAACTGGCATAATTACTGCCTTGTAATGGCAAGGACCATTATCCCCACCAGCCAGCCTGGTGGGAGCAGCAGGAGATAGCCATGAGCAAGACCCCGTCAACCTTTAACCAGCCCCTGGGTGGCAATGAAATGCCCCGTTTTGGCGGCCCCGCCACCATGATGCGCCTGCCCGCCCAGGACTCGGCGGCCGGCCTGGATGCCGCCTTTATCGGCGTGCCCTTTGATATTGGCACCTCGAACCGCCCGGGGGCCCGGCTGGCGCCCAGACAGATTCGCGACGAGTCACGCATGCTGCGCCCCTATAACATGGCAACCCGCGCCGCTCCCTTTGACAGCCTGCAAGTGGCGGACATCGGTGATGTGCCGATCAACACCTTCAACCTGCACAAGAGCATGGCCATTATCGAATCCTTCTATGACCAGGTGCTTGAACAGGGATGCCGGCCGCTGACGCTGGGCGGGGATCACACCATAGCCCTGCCCATTTTGCGGGCCATGCGCAAAAAGCACGGCCCGGTTGGCCTGATCCATGTGGATGCCCACGCCGATATCAATGAACACATGTTCGGTGAGGAGATCGCCCACGGCACCCCCTTTCGGCGGGCGGTGGAGGAAGGCCTGCTCGATTGCAACCGCGTGGTGCAAATTGGCCTGCGGGGAACCGGCTATGCGGCAGATGACTTTGACTGGAGCCGGGAGCAGGGCTTTCGGGTCGTTCCCGCCGAGGAATGCTGGAACACCTCCCTGGTGTCACTGATGGAAGAAGTGCGCGCCAAGATTGGCGGCGGGCCCGTTTATATCAGCTTTGATATCGACGGCATCGACCCTGCCTATGCCCCGGGCACCGGCACGGTGGAAATCGCCGGCCTGACCGTGCCTCAGGCGTTGGAGATCATTCGTGGTGCCTGGGGGCTGGACATCGTCGGCGGCGATCTGGTGGAGGTGTCTCCTCCCTATGATCCCAGCGGCAATACCGCCCTGCTGGCGGCCAACCTGCTGTATGAAATGCTGTGCGTGTTGCCGGGTGTGCAACGGCGGTAAATGAATATTGCCGCCGGCCCGGGCGGCAATCACGAATGAACAAAGGAGTGTTACCCTATGTCTTCTCTGGATACCGCAACCGAGCGCACCGCTGCCAAAGGCGATCAATTGAGTCGAGATGGACTACTAAAGTTCCTGCTGCCTTCACTGCTGGGAATGAGCATGTTTCTGGTGCCCATTTACCTGGAGGACCAGGTCACCATCGGCCTGGGGCTGATGGCCGACTGGCTCAAGGGCCTGGCCGGTGATGCCCTACCGGCCATGGCGGTGACCATACTGTGCCTGTCGGTGGTGCTGACCACCCTGGTCAAGGTCACCAAACCCGGCTGGGCGCAAAAAGGGGTCTGGCGCGAGATTTTCAACGTGGGCCATGCCTGGTTTGCCATGCGCGTGCTGGGTGCCCTGTTTGGCCTGATGACCCTGTTCCAGTTCGGCCCGGAATTTATCTGGAACCGCAATACCGGTGGCGTGGTGCTGCTGGATCTGGTGCCCGTGCTGCTGACCTTTTTCTTCTGTGCCGCCGTGCTGCTGCCCTTTCTGGTGGATTTTGGCCTGATGGAATTTATCGGGGCCCTGGTGAGCAAACCGTTCCGCTTTATCTTTCGCCTGCCGGGACGCAGCGCCATCGATGCCACCGCCTCCTGGCTGGGGTCGGGCACGGTGGGCGTGCTGATCACGGCACAGCAGTATGAACAGGGCTTTTATAACCGGCGGGAAGCGGCGGTGATCGCCACCAACTTCTCGGTGGCCTCCATTGCCTTCAGCCTGCTGATCACCACCTTTGTGGGGCTGAATCACATGTTTATTCAGTTCTACCTGACGGTAGTGGTCGCCGGGCTGATCGCCGCCATCATAGTGCCCCGCCTGCCGCCCCTTTCCCGCAAACCCGACACCTATTATGAGCCGGTGGGCTGCCGCATTGCCGAGGCCGCGCCCAGCGACAAGGGTGTGCTGCGCTATAGCCTGGAGCTGGCGGTGGCACGGGCCGCCCAGGCACCCGGTGCCGGCAAGCTGGCCATGAGTGCCCTGATCAACGTGGTGGATATCTTCCTGGCGCTGCTGCCCCTGGTGGTGGCCATCGGCACCATCTCCCTGGTACTGGCCGAATATACCCAGCTGTTCGTCTGGCTGTCCTACCCCATGATCCCCTTGCTTGAGTTGCTGCGCCTGCCCGAGGCCGCCGCCGCCGCCCCGGCAACCCTGGTCGGTTTTGCCGACATGTTCCTGCCGGCGGTGCTGGCCAAGGGCATTGAAAGCGAACTGACCCGGTTTGTGGTCGCCTGTCTGTCGCTGACCCAGCTGGTATACATGTCGGAAGTGGGCGCCCTGCTGCTGAAGTCCAGAATACCGCTCAACCTGTGGGAGCTGTTGGTGATTTTCCTGCTGCGCACCCTGATCACCCTGCCCATCATCGCCCTGATGGCCCATGTCTTTTTCTTTTGAGGTGACCCCCTATGACCGTAACCAGTACAACGACTGAAACAAGCTGTGCCGAGCTGCTGGTACGCCTGCTGCGCGATACTTATGGCGTGGATACCCTTTTCGGCATTCCCGGGGTGCATACCATAGAGCTGTATCGTGGCCTTGAAGGCAGCGGACTGCGCCATGTCACGCCCCGGCACGAGCAGGGGGCGGGATTTATGGCCGATGGCTATGCCCGCAGCACCGGCCAGCCCGGTGTGTGCTTTATCATCACCGGCCCGGGCATGACCAACATCGCCACCGCCATGGGTCAGGCCCTGGCCGATTCAATTCCCATGCTGGTGATCTCCAGCGTCAGCCGGCTGGACACCCTGGGCATGGGCCAGGGCCGGCTGCACGAGCTGCCGTCCCAGCAACAGCTGATGGCCGGCGTCGCGCGCTTCAGCCACACCCTGCTTGATGCCAGTACGCTGCCGGAGGTACTGGCCCGGGCCTTTGCCCTGTTTCGGGGGGCCCGCCCCGGACCGGTGCACATCGAAATTCCCATCGATTTGCTGGCCGCCCGAGTCAAGGTGCCCACCCCCTCGGCGCCCCCGGTCCTGTACCGGCCCGCCCCGGATCCGCAAGGCCTGGCCACGGCGGCAGCCTGGCTGAAAGAAGCCCAACGACCGCTGTTGTTGCTGGGTGGCGGCTGCATCGATGCGCCGGAAGCGGCCCGTGAGCTGGTGGAACGACTCGATGCCCCCACCGTAACCACCATTAATGCCAAGGGCCTGCTGGGCCGGGATCATCCCCTTGATCTCGGTGCCAATGCCGCCTTGCCGGCGGTGCGGGCCCTGGCCCGGGACGCCGATGTGATCCTGGCAGTGGGCACCGAGCTGGGTGAAACCGACTACGACGTGGTGTTTGATGACGGCTTTCAACTGGACGGAAAACTGATCCGCATCGATATCGATCCCGAGCAACTGGTGCGTAACCAGCGCCTGGCCCTGGGGCTGGTGGCCGATGCCGGCCGTAGCCTGGAACTGTTGCTTGAACTGGTTCCCGAGCCCCTGAGCCGAAATGGTGCCGAACGGACTCAAACTACCCGCCAGGCTCTGGCACTGCCCGAGGATGCCGCCTTTGCTCCCTTCGTGCCCCTGTTCAATACCCTGCGCGAGGCCGTGCCCGACGCCATCCTGGTGGGGGATTCCACCGCCACCGTTTATGCCGGCAACCACCTGGTCTCCCAACCGGCCACCCGGCGCTTCTTCAATGCCTCAACCGGCTATGGCACCCTGGGATATGGCCTGCCGGCTGCCCTGGGCGCGGCCCTGGCCAGGCCCGAGCTGCCGGTAGTGGCCCTGGTGGGTGATGGCGGCATCATGTTTACCCTGAGCGAGCTGGCCACGGCGGTGGAAGAAAAGCTGCCGGTGGTGATCCTGCTGTGGCACAACCATGGTTATGAAGAAATCCGCCGCTATATGGACAACCACGGCGTCAGCCGGGTCGGAGTGGACATTCAGCCGCCGGACTTTCAACAGCTGGCGAACGGCTTCGGCTGCCGGGCCTGCCGAGTGACCGACCCGGCCGAGCTTGCTCAGGCCCTGGCGGACAGGCCCACCGATGGCCCGCAGTTGATCGAAGTGGATGCCGCCGCCTGGCACCGCAACATTATTGCCCGCTGAGCCAGCGGCGCGTTTAAGGAGCCGGTAATGCAACGATTGGTGCAACAGTTTATCGATAATCAGTGGCGACCGAGCCGAGGGGGCCGTTACCTGCCCGTGGTCAACCCCTGCACGGAAGAGGTGATCGCCGAAGTCACCTGTGGTCATCCGGACGACGTTGATGCGGCAGTGGCGGCAGCCCGCCGCGCCCTGCCCGGCTGGCAACAGACCACAGGCGCAGAGCGGGCAGTTTATCTGGATGGCATGGCCGAGGGCCTGAGCCGACGGCGTGAAGATCTGGCCAGGCTGTCTGCCGTCAACAACGGTAAAATCCTGGCGGAAGCCCAGCTGGATCTGGACGATGCCATTGCCTGTTACCGTTATTATGCGGACCAGGCGCGCGCCCTGGACGAGCGTCAGGGCCAGCCGGTGTCCCTCGATATGGAAGGGGTGCAGGCGCACAGCTACCTGGATCCGGTGGGCGTGGTGGGGCTGATTACGCCCTGGAACTTTCCGCTGGTCACCAGTGCCTGGAAGCTGGCACCGGCGTTGGCAGCAGGCTGCACCCTGGTGTTCAAGCCGTCCGAAGTGACCCCGCTGCCCGAGCGGGAACTGGCCGACATCGTCCTGGAGGTGGGCCTGCCCGCCGGCGTGTTCAATCTGGTATTTGGCGACGGCGAAGGGGTGGGCTCGTCCATGTCGTCCCACCGGAGCATCGACAAGATCTCCTTTACCGGCAGCAACCGGGTGGGAGAGGCCATCATGGCCGCCGCCGCCCCGGGTAGCCGAGGCGTGTCCCTGGAGCTGGGTGGCAAATCGCCGATACTGGTGCTGGAAGATGCGGATGTGAATGAGGCCGCCGACTATGTCATGGCCGGCATCTACTTCAATGCCGGACAGATCTGCTCGGCCACCTCCCGGCTACTGGTGCACGAACCCCTCGCCGATGACCTGTATCAAGCATTGGGGCAGCGCATCGACGCCCTGCGCCTGGGCAACCCCCTGGCCGAGGACACCGACATGGGTCCCCTGACCAGTGCCCGCCAGCGCGACACCGTCCTCGGCTATCTAACCCAGGCCGATCAGGAAGGGCTGCAGGCCGTACGGGACGGGCGCCAGCGGGCCCTGCCGCAGCAGGGTTATTTCCTGGCTCCCAGCCTGTACCGGGACGTTCCCGTCACCAGCCGGCTGTGGCGAGAAGAAATCTTTGGCCCCGTGCTCTGCGGTCGCAGCTTTGCCACCGAGGAACAGGCCGTCGCCCTGGCAAACGACAGCGAGTTCGGCCTGGCCGCGACCCTGGTCGGCAAGGACGCAGCGCGGGTCCGGCGGCTCGGCAGGCGACTGCAGGCCGGCACCATCTGGTACAACAGCCCTCAGCTGGTGCTGCCCGAGACCAGTTGGGGCGGCTTTAAACGCAGCGGTATCGGCCGGGAGCTGGGTCCCTGGGGCCTGAATGCCTACCTTGAGGTCAAGCATCTCATCGGCCCTGCCGCATAGGGCCAAGACCATCCAGCGCACTCACCACATCAGAGAGCCCGCCAGGGCTCTTTTTTGTAACAGTGAGACGCAAAGGGCAAGGTACCCGACCTCGGCAAAAAGTGTTATAAAATAACAAATGTCCTTACCTTCCTGCGCCTGATGAACACCGCCATTCCCACTCACCTTGTTATGGGTTTTCTCGGCACCGGCAAAACCACCCTGCTGCGCCACCTGCTGGCCCACAAGCCGGAACACGAACGCTGGGCCATTCTGGTCAACGAGTTTGGCGAAGTGGGCATAGACGGCGCGCTGCTGAGTGAGCAGGGCGCCCTGGTCAAGGAAATTCCCGGTGGTTGCCTGTGCTGTGTGGCCGGGTTGCCGTTTCAGATTGGCCTGAACGCCCTGCTGCACAAGGCCCAACCGGACCGGCTGCTGATTGAGCCCACCGGCCTGGGTCATCCCAGCCGAGTCATGGACATTCTCACCAATGAGCATTACCGCAACGTGCTCAGCCTGGGCGCCGCCTTTTGCCTGATAGATCCACGCCAGTGGCAAGATTCCCGATACCGCGAGCACGAAACCTATCGGGATCAGCTGGCCCTGGCCGACGTGGTGGTAGCCAACAAGACCGATATGTGCAGCGAGGCCGAGCTGAGCCGACTGCGTCACGATATCGCTCAAGGGCCCGAGCCGAAACAGGTCCTGGTGGAAACCGAGCAGGGACGGCTGGATCTCAACTGGCTGACTCACCCCCACGCCCCCGAGCGCCGTGCCGCCCATCCCCAGGCCCATGCCGGCAAGGCCGAGCGTCCCATGTTGGCGGCCCACGAACCGCCCCTCAGCCCGGCGCGGCCCTGGCGCCGCTACGGCAATCACGGTGACGATCATTTCTCCGTGGGCTGGCGCTTTCTCGACGAAGTGGTGTTCGATCTCGATGCCCTGCGTGCCTTCTGCGAGGCGCAAAACCTGGCCCGGCTCAAGGCGGTGGTGCGCACGGCGGACGGCTGGTGGGCCTTCAACCAGACCGACAGACTCAGTGTGTACCGCCTGGCGCCCCAAAAAGAGAGTCGTATAGAACTCATTGATGCCAGCCCGCTGGCGGCGGCGCCCCTGCATGAACAACTGATGAAAACGGTGATTTCGCTGCCATCTTCATAAAACTGTCACCGCAGTGTCTTAATCTGCCCACCTTTGAAATTGGCCAGGGTTGGGCTTCATGCGAATATCTCGGTTTTCCTTATTGTCATCACTGGGGCTGATGCTGCTGGCGATAGCGCTGGCGTTTGCCTTTCTCGCCGGGGATCGCCAGCTCA from Oceanimonas doudoroffii includes these protein-coding regions:
- a CDS encoding heparan-alpha-glucosaminide N-acetyltransferase domain-containing protein; translated protein: MASLDLARGLAVLFMILIHVLDFYGRPEVRDTPLGRVVQFLGSPPAAPIFVFIMGIFIVWSGRQSLASGLARAAWLFALGYLLNLARGALPMWLSLQMGLVTDEQLGGYTPLSELLIVDILQFAGLALAICVVLKHYLADPRCWMAAGVLVICASPALWDISSDWPVLNEGLQLLWGNKEQGAMFPLFPWLAFPLFGMAFGHWLRQSDNHHRFFRRTLWAGLLCMAAGTALLLVDRDLHYGYYLRSGPGGMLWLTGFVMAWLWLCHWLAEKVGSRPGLGLLLFWSRNVTSIYVLQWLVIGWGLMLVGSRQLDFTDTLVAMVVVLLLSDSATRAWLRLRRRPRHARVMKPAADASAEQN
- a CDS encoding YjiH family protein, coding for MSSLDTATERTAAKGDQLSRDGLLKFLLPSLLGMSMFLVPIYLEDQVTIGLGLMADWLKGLAGDALPAMAVTILCLSVVLTTLVKVTKPGWAQKGVWREIFNVGHAWFAMRVLGALFGLMTLFQFGPEFIWNRNTGGVVLLDLVPVLLTFFFCAAVLLPFLVDFGLMEFIGALVSKPFRFIFRLPGRSAIDATASWLGSGTVGVLITAQQYEQGFYNRREAAVIATNFSVASIAFSLLITTFVGLNHMFIQFYLTVVVAGLIAAIIVPRLPPLSRKPDTYYEPVGCRIAEAAPSDKGVLRYSLELAVARAAQAPGAGKLAMSALINVVDIFLALLPLVVAIGTISLVLAEYTQLFVWLSYPMIPLLELLRLPEAAAAAPATLVGFADMFLPAVLAKGIESELTRFVVACLSLTQLVYMSEVGALLLKSRIPLNLWELLVIFLLRTLITLPIIALMAHVFFF
- a CDS encoding sigma-54 interaction domain-containing protein, with protein sequence MSDIDTLVIDTILATAYDHLFLVDADGRILQVSPGSAAVYGLSPDELCASTVQELERRGVLSPSVSLEVIRTGRPAQMMQHTATGRRVIAEAYPVFLNGRLTRIVSRSRDLTDLQLLQDEYALLQQRFSDHLKRGNGPSLGEDLELDELEVRSSLLREVVMLLKRVASTDATVLMLGESGVGKTAFARQLHRWSQRSHGPFIDVNCAAIPESLFESEMFGYQPGAFSGAARQGKAGILEQAQGGTLFLDEIGELPLAMQTKLLKVIQDGSITRLGDTRPKRVDFRLVVATNRDLARQVEEGSFRLDLYYRLNVIPVTIPPLRERREDIPGLVELQLARLNRRYGSRKVLHPGVWPKLMSGDWPGNVRELENWVERSWLSASGDQIGANEAEAHISPDAPSPERSTDQESECLVPGQSLKEAMEHHERCILAALCEQLPSTYALAERLRISQPSVVRKLRKHGLRIRSRGAE
- a CDS encoding carboxylate/amino acid/amine transporter, yielding MPYLVFVTLLWAFSFSLIGVYLAGAVDSYFSVLSRVALAALLFAPFLRWHQPPRLALGLMACGALQLGVMYLFYYQSFLLLTVPEVLIFTVLTPVYVTLIYDLLHRRFRPGYLFTAALAVLGALVIRFDGLTDDYLLGFAVVQGANLCFALGQVGYKVLLERYPADEPQHKRFGYFYLGALLVVVPAWLLLGGGRYPATTLQWSVLLWLGLGASGLGYFLWNKGATRVNAGALAIMNNALVPAGLLVNLLIWNRDADLPRLALGGAIILASLWLNEGWFSTSKVSRKG
- a CDS encoding 5-guanidino-2-oxopentanoate decarboxylase → MTVTSTTTETSCAELLVRLLRDTYGVDTLFGIPGVHTIELYRGLEGSGLRHVTPRHEQGAGFMADGYARSTGQPGVCFIITGPGMTNIATAMGQALADSIPMLVISSVSRLDTLGMGQGRLHELPSQQQLMAGVARFSHTLLDASTLPEVLARAFALFRGARPGPVHIEIPIDLLAARVKVPTPSAPPVLYRPAPDPQGLATAAAWLKEAQRPLLLLGGGCIDAPEAARELVERLDAPTVTTINAKGLLGRDHPLDLGANAALPAVRALARDADVILAVGTELGETDYDVVFDDGFQLDGKLIRIDIDPEQLVRNQRLALGLVADAGRSLELLLELVPEPLSRNGAERTQTTRQALALPEDAAFAPFVPLFNTLREAVPDAILVGDSTATVYAGNHLVSQPATRRFFNASTGYGTLGYGLPAALGAALARPELPVVALVGDGGIMFTLSELATAVEEKLPVVILLWHNHGYEEIRRYMDNHGVSRVGVDIQPPDFQQLANGFGCRACRVTDPAELAQALADRPTDGPQLIEVDAAAWHRNIIAR
- a CDS encoding MDR family oxidoreductase produces the protein MFKAILLEESGKQTHASLQRLNEQQLTTGDVKVKVDYSTLNYKDALAITGKGKIVRSWPMVPGIDFAGTVLSSDHPDYRIGDDVLLTGWGVGEQTWGGLAEKASVKGDWLIPLPAEMSAKRAMAIGTAGFTAMLAVMALEQAGVKPGQGPVLVTGATGGVGSIAVRLLAKAGYEVHASTGRPEHSDWLKSLGAHEIIDRIKLDQEPAALESQHWAGAIDAVGGRTLARILSQTRMYGAVAACGLTGGVALHTTVMPFILRGVQLLGINSVHIPKERRIEAWQRLHQSLPMNYENEVRELTLEQTIEAAHDMVAGKPVGRVVIQP
- the speB gene encoding agmatinase, whose product is MSKTPSTFNQPLGGNEMPRFGGPATMMRLPAQDSAAGLDAAFIGVPFDIGTSNRPGARLAPRQIRDESRMLRPYNMATRAAPFDSLQVADIGDVPINTFNLHKSMAIIESFYDQVLEQGCRPLTLGGDHTIALPILRAMRKKHGPVGLIHVDAHADINEHMFGEEIAHGTPFRRAVEEGLLDCNRVVQIGLRGTGYAADDFDWSREQGFRVVPAEECWNTSLVSLMEEVRAKIGGGPVYISFDIDGIDPAYAPGTGTVEIAGLTVPQALEIIRGAWGLDIVGGDLVEVSPPYDPSGNTALLAANLLYEMLCVLPGVQRR